Part of the Salmo salar chromosome ssa10, Ssal_v3.1, whole genome shotgun sequence genome is shown below.
gaaagagctgcaaaatgtggacccctacaaatcatctgggctagacaatctgaaccctctctttctaaaattatccgccgcaattgttgcagccgcaattactagcctgttcaacctcactttcatatcgtctgagatcccaagagattggaaagctgccgcggtcatccccctcttcaaagggggagacactctagacccaaactgttatagacctacagttgaagtcggaagtttacatacacttaggttggagtcattaaaacttgtttttcaaccactccacaaatcttttgttaacaaaatatagttttggcaaatcggttaggacatctactttgtgcatgacacaagtcatttttccaacaattgtttacagagagattatttcgcttataattccagtgggtcagaagtttacatcactaagttgactgtgcctttaaacagcttggaaaattacagaaaatgatgtcatggctttagaagcttctgataggctaattgacatcatttaagtcaattggaggagtacctgttgatgtatttcaaggcctaccttcaaactcagtgcctctttgcttgacatcatgggaaaatcaaaataaatcagccacgacctcagaaaaagatttgtagacctccacaaatctggttcatccttgagagcaatttccaaacgcctggaggtaccacgttcttctgtacaaacaatagtacgcaagcataaacaccatgggaccacgcagccgtcgtaccgctcaggaaggagacgcgttatgtctcctagagacgaacatactttggtgtgaaaagtgcaaatcaatcccagaacaacagcaaagcccttgtgaagatgctggaggaaacaggtacaaaagtatctatatccacagtatacaagtcctatatcgacataatctgaaaggccgctcagcaaggaagaagccactgctccaaaaccgatattaaaaagccagattacggtttgcaactgcacatggggtcaaagagtactttttggagaaatgtcctctggtctgatgaaacaaaaatagaattgtttggccatcgttatgtttggaggaaaaagggggaggcttgcaagccgaagaacaccatcccaaccgtgaaacagtggcagcgtcatgttgtgagGGTCTTTTGCTgatggagggactggtgcacttcactaaatagatggcatcatgagggaggaaaattaggcggatatattgaagcaatatctcaagacatcagtcaggaagttaaagcttggtcgcaaatggatcttccaaatggacaatgaccccaatcatacttccaaagttgtcaaaattgcttaaggacaacaaagtcaaggtattggagtggccatcacaaagcccttacttcaatcctatagaaaatgtgtgggcagaactgaaaaagtgtgtgcgagcaaggaggcctacaaacctgactgttacaccagctttgtcaggaagagtgggccaaaattcacccaaattatagtgggaagcttgtggaaggtcccagaaacatttgacccaagttaaacacttgtaaaggcaatgctacactcaattagtttttggtatgtaaacttctgacccactgggaatgtggtgaaaaaaataaaagctgaaataaatcattctctgtactattattcttttcacattcttaaaataagtggtgatcctaactgacctaagacagggaatttttactaggattaaatgtcaggaattgtgaaaatgagtttaaatgtatttggctaaggtgtatgtaaacttctgacttaaactgtatattcatcctgccctgcctttctaaagtattcgaaagccaagttaacaaaacagatcaccgaccatttagaatcccaccataccttctccgctatgcaatctggtttccgagctggtcatgggtgcacctcagctacgctcaaggtcctaaacgatatcataaccgccatcgataaaagacaatactgtgtagctgtattcatcgacctggccaaggcgttcgactctgtcaatcaccgcattcttattggcagactcaacaaccttggtttctcaaatgactgcctcgcctggttcactaactacttctcagagttcagtgtcaaatcggagggcctgttgtccggacctctgtcagtctctatggggtgccgcagggttaaattctcggccgactcttttctctgtatatatcaatgatgtcgctcttgctgctgctgctaccctCGTAaaaatcctaccgatccttgacttaggcgatgtcatttacaaaatagcctccaacactctgctCAGCGAATTGGAtgtagtttatcacagtgccatctgttttgtcaccaaagccccatatactacccaccactgcgacctgtatgctctcgttggttggccctcgcttcatatccgtcgccaaacccactggctccaggtcatctataagtctttgctaggtaaagccccgccttatctcagctcactggtcacccccaactctttctttggccgcctttccttccagttctctgctgccaatgactggaacgaattgcaaaaatcactgaagctggagacatatctccctcactaactttaagcatcagctgtcagagcaggttaccgatcactgtacctgtacacagcccatctgtaaataacccacccaactacctcattttgcaccccagtatctctacttgcacacctatcattccagtgttaatgctaaattgtaattatttcgccactatggcctatttattgccttatctccctaatcttactacatttgctcacactgtatatagatttttctaattgtgttattgactgtacgtctgtttatcccatgtgtaactctgttgtttttgtcgcactgcttttctttatcttggccaggttgcaattgtaaatgaggacttgttctcaactggcctaccccgttaaataaaggtcaaataaaaaaaatgaacccTAACGACGTTGGGCCAATCTCAGCCGggtgtgatacagtctggaatcgatccagggtctgtagtgatgcctctagcactgagattcagtgccttGCACCACTCTGGAGCCCCTTTTTATTCTCAAAgatattataaaaaatatataggtTAATTATCTCTCTGCATACTTTATAACTGGGTTTAGTCATTGATTTATTATTTTTGTTACACCGTTTGGACTTAAGTGACCTGAAATAACGCTTAGGCAACCCGCACAAAAAATGTAATGGTAGAAAACTCCCTTCAAACACATTAAGATCTGAGGAAATAGAATAAGGCCAGCACACTGAAATACTCCAGCCCCTATAGCtttatatactgagtgtacaaaacattaggaacatcttcctaatactGAGTCGCATCCCTTTTTGCCCTCACAACAGTCTCACTTCGTCGGGGCATAGACTCTACATGGtgtcaagtgttccacagggatgctggcccatgttgacgccaatgcttcctacagttgtgtcaagttggttggatgtcctttgggtggtggaccattcttgatacacatgggaaactgttgagcgtgaaaaacccagctgtGTTGAAGTTCTTgatacactcaaaccggtgcgcttggcacctactaccataccccgttcaaaggcacttaaaacttttgtcttgcccattcaccctctgaatggcacacatacaatccatgtctcaattgtctcaagtcttacaaatccttctttaacctgtctcctccccttcgtctacactgattgaagtggatttaacaagtgacatcaataagggatcatagttttcacctggattcccctggtcagtctgtcatggaaagaacggATGTTCCTCATGTTTTCCACACAGTGTAGATGAAACAAGACCTCTCAATAGAAATGTTGGAGTTGTTTGGCAGAGCACATTTTGAGGTATCCTAGACCAGGGGTTCTCAAACCTTTTGTGTCTGGGGGCACCTTTTTGTGAAAGAAAATTGAACAGGGACTCCCTCAAAATCAGAACACAACTTGTGTTAGATAAAAATGGCATATAAGGAGTTTTACTATTACTCCGGCAGTGCATGGCTGGACGAACCAAGGCTCAGGCCATGGTAAGGAACATTTTACTGCCGGagactgaccaggggaatccaggtgaaaactatgatcctttattgaggtcacttgttaaatccacttcaatcagtgtagacgaaggggaggagacaggttaaagaaggatttgtaaggcttgagacaattgagacatggattgtgtgtatgCCTCTAAACTTATTCCATGGATCCCTTGGCCAAAATAATATTCATTTAAATTGAGAACCCTGTCCTAGACTAAAGAGAACATCCACTGTGCCACTTGTGACATTGATGGGTAATAATGAGTTTATGTAAAAGCTGCCGAGTTGGTGTGATGACGATGTTATATTAACCTCGTCTCCTGATCCGTCTACAGATCCACACCTATGTGAACACCACAGGTCTGCTGGATGACCAGCCTAGCCCTCTGACTGTTCCAGCCCCTCTGGACAGCCCCGACTCAGGCCAGTCCCAGTGTCcccctacacccccccctccacgGGTAGCCAGACCAGAGCCTCTGCCCCCCATGCCCCAGCTCCAGGAAGAGCCCCAGGTACTACTGGAGCCCCTGGGGGTGCGCTTCGTGCTGGGACCCACCCCTGTGCAGAAGAAGATGACCAAGGGGAAGCAGTCTActgggggtggagatggagaggaggcaggggaggACCCAGAGTCCCCGGATCTTGGAAAGGGGGAGACTAACAGCCACACGGACACACACTGTGCCACAGAGGCCCCAGCCCTACTGGAGGGCCAGCCTCAGctgccccacacacactccaacgGCACCTCTGTCGGGGTTACTGCCCCAATAACAGCCCCCCGCCTCCACCGCACGCCCCCCGACACCCTGCAGAATGTTAACAACTCAGCCCAGCGACGCACGGCCCTCTTGGACTATGAGAACCTCCCGGCCCTGCCGCCCGTCTGGGAGACCCGCAAGCCCAGCAACGAGGAGGTGGAGAACAATGGAGGCGGCCAGGGGGGGCTGAAGACGCCATCCCTCAACggctacaaccaccaccaccacagcctcCTCCACCACTCCTACTCCCACCCCCTGTCAGCCTACCCCCCTCTTTCGCCCATGGAACCCTCCCACAACTACGTCAACACAGAGAATGTGACGGCTCCTCTCAGCGCCCGCTGTGCCCCCGACATGGTACGCCGCCGCACCGATGGACCCACCATCTTCAACTTTGACTTCCGGCGGCCGTTGGGGCTGCTGTGTCAGGAGCCTCCCAAGACGCTCAACTACATCGAGGTGGAGATGGAATCTACCACCACCTCTTCATCCGCAGCTGCCAAGGGTGCCTCCTCGGACACCAGCAACCCCCACACGCCCCGCACCCCCACCTCGCCACTACCGCCTACCACCCCCACGCGCCGCACCGAGCTCTATGCCTTCATTGACATCGAGCGCACCGCCGCCATGTCAAGCCTGCAGAAGGCTCGGCCGCGCGACGACGGAACGTCGAGGAAAACGCGGCACAATAGCACGGAGCTGCCCACCAAAAGCACTGTCTGACTGAACGGATCCTTCTGGCACCTGTTTCTACTATGAACCCCTTTCAAAAGAAATATGAAAAAATGTGAAGGCAGTCTACACAGGGGACTTTCTTAATAAacaaagacagagaaacacaggccATGGAGACATTGGAAATGTATTCAAAGAGACTCCAGAAATCGGTCTTAAATTAGATTGAAACAGActttctgttgtgtgtgtgtgtgtgtgtgtgtgtgtgtgtgtgtgtgtgtgtgtgtgtgtgtgtgtgtgtgtgtgtgtgtgtgtgtgtgtgtgtgtgtgtgtggttggttacCAAAGTAGGTACTTACTTGCGATATACCAATTTATTCCTATGGTAATATAATACCTCTTCTCCTTCACTCattctacagtgcatttgggttGTTTATTATGTTAATAAGACTGGACTGCATTCCTCCTCACCCAACCCCTGGTACAAATCAGTATTACTGAACAAAGCATTCCATTTAGCCTTTTTGAATGATATGATTCACTACATGCATTGCTGCTGTAATTTCAGTATCTGAGGATTACATGGTACACTACATGTTTCTGACAATGTACACTAGATTCTGGCACAATAAATGTCTGTTCTGTTTTTATGTATTCAACCAATCAATACCCCCCCCTCAACTCTAGTCCTAGATGACCTAGCACTGAATCTAGTACTAAACTAGATATGGCATGTCCCTCTGTCTAGGCATTGCTGACACATGCCAGATCTTATatcgcctggataggtattttacataTTGGCAAACCACATATGTTCTAACAATCTGGTGCACGACGGCACGATAGATGACGTGGCACGCcatcattggttgatgcatgcagcGTCTGAGCGGGGAACGCAACCAAAGTTTTGATGCAGTGTTGAGACTTGGTATTGGGTACGACTCGATGTGTAAATGACTGGATGTGGTTCGATATCCCTCTTGTTAATTCTATTTGAACAAATCAGATTATTCCGTCTGATATCCGTGCAGTTCTAATTTGGCTGTCAGCCCTTCAATGTATGATGTTCTTCTAGCGACAAGGTTCTTGTGGGTATTCATAGTGGAGCTGTCCCATCACAAAAGAAATGATGAGCCAGTCAACTCACTAGCCAACTGATTGTTCAAGATGTAACCAATAGTGAAGGAGCTAGGCACAACAgggtgcctttttaaaaatgtttttgacaaaaggtagactcagcaatatAACGTTGTTTAGGGCTCTATTCGATCTGTATCGCGGAAGTTCGAAGTTAGTGTGATTGAAACTTCAAAGCAATGTTTCTGCATTTAAGGCTAACGCAgcatatgtcagctcaatcggaaattacctttacatacATCTgtaacacttcagcaagcagagGCACTGCCCCTCAAAACCAAGTCATCCATTTGAAAACGACCTACGTGGCATCTAAACGAGTCAGAAACATGTATTATAGTGTCCAAATTGTAACTGGGATCATTTTTGACAGTCAGTCTCCTCTAAAACGTTGTTTGTGACACCGCCGGACCGCTCAGCGCCCGGGTGTCGGTGAACAAACCGCTGCCCTGCGAAGGAAGCTATCATGCGGAATATGTGGTTGTAGTTCGCTGGTCCCCAGTGGTGGTGAGTACTGTATACATGTAGCTAGACCATAGACTATGGTTATGTATATGGTCATTATCGCTAGCTAGCTGTCTAACGTTATTCTGCCTCAATGCCACTCCGATTTGGCTTGGAAACATTGACGTTTCAAAAGAAGGCAAATCATTAGTAGGACACCCTTTTGTCGTGATTGTGATGttgccagattgactttagatgcattATAACTTTACCCAGTTTACTAAAATTCAGGGGACCACCATattttagctagttaacattagcattGCTAGCAACAGTAACTCGACAGTAAATTTGACATAATATTGCAAAGTTGTTTGATACTAATTATTTAGCAGTGTCATCGTATTTCCATGCCACTATTACATTATCCTCCGAGGTGCAATCCATGTCTAGGGCACAAATAAATATTGTCTGCAGCTGGTGGTACTAGCTAACTCATGTATGACTACAACAGTGTAACGTTACTAACTAGCAGCAGAAACTCAAACATGTCACAGTTGGTTGCGTAGTGTAACGGCGTCACCGGCCTGGAGCCTATCAGTctagcttccaaatgagattcCGTTATTTCTCGAGCTATGTTTATAATTGAGGGTTGGTGGATTACATTAAGGGACATTTCCATTCCCTATATAACACAAGACACTGCGATAACATTCACCCTCCCCACTGCCGCACCATACTCTGGAATTCTTATCTTCACATTGCCAAAACCTCATCATCCCTCAATAACTTCAAGCGAAGACTGGGTCAGCCTGATGagccaaactactcagtaatctccatATAGCCCAACTCACACACGCATTTAAACAAAACATATATTTGTTACATTTTGTGATTGTTTATCAGGTCATTTGTACATTTGATTAGTGTGTTTTAACTAaccttttatttttatatttttgtggTGAGGTTTTTATATCAGCTCTTGGACTAACACCTGCACATGGTTTATTTTTTAATATCGTTTGTGTTTTCTTTGATGCAAATCAATTCAACCTTGAACCTAAATGACAAATTGTTGACCCAGTTTTTATTTAAGACAAAGTGCACAGTTGAGTGCCAGACTGATCCCCTGGTTATGAACAGAGGCCGGGACCTACCAGAAAGAGAAAAGATGGATATCATAAAATGTCCAGCAATGGTTTAGTGACCGCCAAAAACAATTTCCTTCACTGTTCACTTGCTATTTTCAAAAGGTTGTCAGTTACGACCTCAGAAGTACCCTTGTGACACCTCCTTTGTATCCCGACTCCAATGAAAAGGACACACCATCATAAGGCCTCTGACAGACGGCTTCGTCAACAGGTAAATGTGTTATGTGAAAAGTTGCATTAAAAAAATACCCGACTTGATAAGAGTAGGTTAATTACCCAGCCAAGCAGATACTAGTAGTAATTGTGAAGTGCAGTCTTGACTTGTTCAAACCtcaattttttttattcatttaaccttaactaggcaagtcagttgagaacaaactcttatttacaatgatggcctaccccggccaaacactaacgacgctgggccaattgtgcatggccctatgggacttccaatcatggctggttatgatacagcctggaatcgaacccgggtctgtagtgacgcctctagcactgaggtgcagtgccttagattgctgcgccactcgggagcccatagtACCGGTTTGTGTCATTAGCTATCCAACCTGCCATTGGGAATTgaatagtgactgtgtgtgttcacagaaacatgtatgGCGCCAGTACATGGAGACTTGCAAGATGAAGTCCAGTCTGGATACTGATTTCTCTGAATGGAAAGAGACCTGGCACTCTGCATTACCATTTTACTAGACAACTTTTACTGACTTTGAaaaaatattgaattgaatggtatcagtcaatatggggaggtagaaaccctgtgtattctgtaACCGGATCAGGACACCACACAGACGTTGGTCAAggtagccccattaccaccagacaaaatGCCGATAGTCACAGTATCTGTATCGGCTGGGAATGACGATGAAAGATGCACATTGGTATATTAGCAGAATACTGCTTCTATGGTATtaccaccactggcctgctggcccccctacctctgaggaagcacagttcccgctcagcccagtcaaaactgttcgctgctctggcaccccaatggtggaacaagctccctcacgacgccaggacagcggagtcaatcaccaccttccggagacacctgaaaccccacctctttaaggaatacctgggataggataaagtaatccttctaaccccccccttaaaagatttagatgcactattgtaaagtggttgttccactggatatcataaggtgaatgcaccattttgtatgtcgctctggataagagcgtctgctaaatgacttaaatgtaatgtaatgtattatgTAAAGGGTTGGTTATTCTACATTTGAAAGTTATCAAAACGCTTAGTATAGATTATCTACATAAATTCAGCAATTGCGTTCTGatattactctgtaggctacGGACCTATTCAAAGCTTCCTCCGGCATCTCACCAtacatctgcctgtagttattgaGGTTGGTTTGTTGTGATTGAGAGGGGAGAATCCACTTTGGGAAAGGTTCTGACAGATGGGTGTGTCTTGGTGGTGGCAAAGACACACCCCACACCAACTCATGTTTGGCTTCTATCTTGGTGCTGGAATGTATAGTCCTGTGTGactcagatggtagagcatggtgcttgcaacgtcagagttgtgggtttgatccccacaggggaccagtatgaaaaagtaggcactcacttctgtaaatcgttctggattagagcgtctgctaaatgactcaaatcttCAGCGggcgttttacgggctcctgaccaattctgctattCTGTCTTCAACTTttcttgtacataatgtttctgccatcgtttcctatgaccaaaaagagcttatggatatcagaacagtgatcactaacctagatttggatgaagatttctacATCAATGAGTCTGTAGGACATACTGCTCACCCCGGACCAGGCCCTCATCCCCGACACAAGTAAGAGATGGTGATATAGGGGCAACCTAATGAAAATACAGTGGCGAGTAAATAAACCGCCTGTTCTATTGGAGATGAAACTGTACGAGCTCTGTTCCAGACTCATAGcaacgggacctgaagaactAATATCCTATATTTCTCGGAAAATTGattgaacaaggacatggataatattcTAGCTGCTTTTTCTATACATTGGCAGAACAACAGCAGCGTGTGGTAAGCTCAAGGAGGGTGGTGtcttaacagctggtgcgcacTATTGAAAATGTGTGCTTCCATTAAGGAAGTCTAGGTGTTGCTTGCCTGAGCTGGAATACCTCATAAGCTatgaccatactatttaccaacagtttatctgtatttttcgtaactgtctatttaccaccacaaaccgatgctggcactaagaccacactcaatgagctgtatagggccataagcaaacaagaaaatgctcatccagaggcggcactactagtggccggtgattttaatgcagataTACTGAAATCAGTCacacctcatttctaccagcatgtcacctgtgcaactacaggtgggaaaaaaaacaACCTCTTCATCAcctttaccccacacacacacacgcatacaaagctcttcttcgccctccatttggcaaatctgaccataattccatccttctaattcctgtttacaagcaaaaactcaagaaGTACCAGTGAGGCACTCAATGAGCTGCCCAgcaacacgagcctaccagacgagctaaatgccttccatGCTCACTTCTAAGCAAGCAACAGTGAACGataaacaccatcatcccagacacactgGACCTGGGTGTGCCAACCTGGCCATACTCGTGATGTTATCCGACAGTTGATAGTCGGATTGGATGATACTAAATGTTTATGCCTAAGTCGAGGTCAAAACGCCTCCCTGCACATTTATAGACCAAAAAAGATGCAGATTAGGAGCAGTGTGCAAAGGGGTGTGTGTCCTTAACTTTCAGCTGTCAGACAACTTTGCTGTCACTGTCATAATGCACATCGGTAGTTAATATTTTTTCCAACCCTCACCCAACTTGTTAGATAGTATGCACATTGATAGCTTGCTAGGCTAACAGGAGGTAGCAGCAATCTAAAGGATCAGACAGAAATATGCGAGAAGTGATGGGGTGAAATTATGAAGCGACTAGACCGAGAAATACGCCTTTGCACTATCCAATCAGAGCAGCAAGATCAACTTACAGCCCACCCTTCTCTTTACAGACAAGCAAACTACCCAGTTGAGTTAGTTAGACCACGTAGCACCTCACACTTTATTGAAAGAGGTGAGCTGGCACACAAAAATATTTTCCACCCCAACGGGGGTGCAACTCCCAACGGGCAAAGGAGAGGTgaaggtggagtcatgcgtcctccgaaacaggaCCCGCCtaaccgcgctccttaacacccgccagcttaacccggaagccagctgcaacaatgtgtcggaggaaacaccattcaacagACAACCGGGGTCAGCCTGggaggcacccggcccgccacaaggagtcgctagggcgaggccaagtaaagccccccctggTCAAGcccacccctaacccagacgctgggcaaattgtgcgccgtcctatgggactcctggcCACGGCCAATTGTGGCACAGCCCGggaatgaacccgggtctgtagcaGACCGctatgccactcgggaggccccccgAAAATATCTTTACGATAGCGGATAATTACTAACAATACTCTGACAACCATATCAGGAAAATTTCCTATATCAGTTACGATACTCATTTTGTCCAACTACTCATCACTCGCATACCGACCCAACAGattgcaatctctattgcactccacactgccctttgccacttggacaaaaggaacacctgtgagaatgctgttcattgactgcagctcagcattcaacactatagtgccctccaagctcatcactacgcTAAGGACCCCGGGACTGaacaccctctgcaactggatccttgacAGGACACCCACAGATGGtgaggcaacaacacatctgccacgctgaccctcaacacgggggcccctcaggggtgcatgcttagtctcctcctgtactccctgttcacccacaactgcgtggccacacacgacTCCAAAAACAAGTTGGCCGACGACACGACactggtaggtctgatcaccgacgacgagaccgcctatagggaggtcagagagctggcagtgtggtgccaggacaacaacctctccctcaacatcagcaagacaaaggagctgatcatggactacaggaaacggagggctgagcatgaccccattcacatcgacggggctgtagtggagcgggtcgagagcttcaagttcctctgtatccacatcactgaggatctatcatggtccaaatacaccaacacagtcataaaGAGggcacaacgcctcttccccatcaggagactgaaaagatttggcatgggctctCAGATCcttaagttctacagctgcaccacagagcatcttgactgtctgcatcacctcttggtatggcaactgcttggcatctgaacgcaaggcactacaaagggtagtgcgtacggcccagtacatcactggggcctaactctgccatccaggacctctataccaggcggtgtcagaggaaggctcataCACTCAGTACTGTTACCATTTGCTATATAcaaagttatcattactcattatcTATTACCTTGCTTTAGTTCTTTATTTTTTGCTCTGCATTGTTAGGAAGGGtccgcaagtaagcatttcacttgtcGTTTACGAAGCATGGCGAATAAATTTGGTGGCCACCCGCATTTCTTGAGCAAGCCAAAAAACGAGGCCAAATGCACGGGTGCAGTTCCCCTTTAACTCTGCCAAAAAA
Proteins encoded:
- the LOC106561545 gene encoding fibroblast growth factor receptor substrate 2; the protein is MGSCLSCPEKESIPDNHQTKFKVINVDDDGNELGSGVMELTEAELVLHTHRRDDVRWPYMCLRRYGYDSNLFSFESGHRCKTGPGIFAFKCARAEEIFNMLQEVMHSHSISVVEEAVLEANHQTALGYSVPTVPNGVTRTPSVGDTPSHPSTRHPSVASTRLPSVGEESSHPLLVADDAIHTYVNTTGLLDDQPSPLTVPAPLDSPDSGQSQCPPTPPPPRVARPEPLPPMPQLQEEPQVLLEPLGVRFVLGPTPVQKKMTKGKQSTGGGDGEEAGEDPESPDLGKGETNSHTDTHCATEAPALLEGQPQLPHTHSNGTSVGVTAPITAPRLHRTPPDTLQNVNNSAQRRTALLDYENLPALPPVWETRKPSNEEVENNGGGQGGLKTPSLNGYNHHHHSLLHHSYSHPLSAYPPLSPMEPSHNYVNTENVTAPLSARCAPDMVRRRTDGPTIFNFDFRRPLGLLCQEPPKTLNYIEVEMESTTTSSSAAAKGASSDTSNPHTPRTPTSPLPPTTPTRRTELYAFIDIERTAAMSSLQKARPRDDGTSRKTRHNSTELPTKSTV